Genomic window (Verrucomicrobiota bacterium):
GTGGAAAAAATTCGCATGGAGCGCCTCGACGACTTTGATCCCGAGTCCGCGTAATCGGAGGGGTTCTCCACTCTTGAGGAATGCAGAGCTCCCGATGGAATCGACCAAGAGTCGGCATTCCGCCCCGCGGGCCGCGGCACCGATGAGGGCTTTGGTTAATTCATCGACCATTCCCCCCGGTTGGAAAATGTAGAATTGAAGGTTGCAACAGTTTTTGGATTCATTGATGTCCCGGATCAGAGAGTGAAACGACTCCTCGGCATCACGCAGAAGCTCCGTTTGATTGCCAGTGAGGGCTGGAAAGCCGGTTGTGGAATAGGCTTGTTGCACGAGTAATCGAGCCACGGGCGGAAGGGTATCGATTTCCGCGGGCACCCGGGGTTTGAGTGAACGCAGCCAATCAGTAAAGGGTTTCAAAATATGGGAAGTTTTGAGAGCCCTTCTCTCACCAAGGCGGACCTCGCCAATAAGAAGATAAAGGAGGATACCTATATAGGGTAGAAGGAACATGATCGAGAGCCACGACAGTGACACTCCTACTGGGCGGCGGCGCATAATGACGCGTATTCCAAAGAGCACCATGAGTGTCCAGTGGACCAGGAAAAATAGCAGCGTAAAGATGCTGAGATCTTCAAAGTTAAATTTGACTATAAGCAGCATGTTTCGGATATTGCGCATATCTCATAGAAATGTCGAATGAGATTTACCGTCGTAAAATCCTTATAACAAACCCCATCAAACTTATGATGAATATCAAGAATCTCGTCACCCTTGATTTACCCGAAGTGACCGCTTACAAAACCATGCGCCTTGCCTAAATCCACCGTGCTGTAGGGATTCTTGTCGTCGAGGGGGGGGGAGAGAAAACCGTCCGGCGTTTACTCGAAAGCAAATTGCGCGTGTGCAATTTGCTCTTGCCTGACAAATGGCTAGAGGAAGACCAGTCATTAATCCACTTGCCTGAGGGAAAGAAGTGCGGTGCCGAGCCATTCAATAACGTCTTGGGGGAGGATACCCTCGAGACAACCGCGTTGGCGTGCGGCCAGATCGGCGGCTTTTCCGTGCCACCAGACGGCGAAGCGGGCGGCTTCACAAGGATTAAGTCCGCGGGCGACTAGGGAAGCGATGATGCCACAGAGGCTGTCGCCTGATCCCCCGGTGGCCATGCCGGCATTTCCCGTGCTGTTAAAAAAGCGTGGTTGCTCAGGGGAGGCGATCACTGTGCGTGTGCCTTTCAGGATCAGCGTGCATTGGTAGGTGTTCGAGAAAGTCGTCGCGATATCAGGGCGGTCTTTTTCTTCAAATGGATTATCGCCCAAGAGCCGGCTCATTTCACCCGGGTGCGGGGTGAGGATCAGGGGTTGGGGGCAGGTTTCCAGAAATTTCATATTCTTGGAGAGGATATTTAAGGCGTCGGCATCGATAATCACAGGCACAGGGGTGAGGACGAGTACCTCGGCGAGCAAATTGCGCGAAAAATCATTCATGCCCAAGCCCGGCCCGATGACCACGACGGAAGCTCGCTCGAGGGCTTTTTCAATGGCTGAGGGATTCTCGAGGCTTTCGATCATCACCTCCGGCCATGCCCGTGCCGCGACTTGTTCGACAATTTCCCTATGTGTGGCGATTTGCACCAGTCCCGCTCCCGCCCGCAGGGCGGAATGTGCGGCCATCACAGGAGCACCACTCATGCCGAAACTCCCCCCGATAATCAGGACCCGGCCATAATCATTTTTATGGGAAAGGGGGGATCGGAAACGTGCCATGGGTTTAAGATCGGTGGCGGTGATTAATTCATCACAAGCGATATCCGGTTGTGACTCGAAAAGGGGTGCGACTTCGATGCGTCCGACCCAGTGGCTGAATTCCTCTCGGACCAAGATTGTTTTTGGGAATCCGACGGTTATGGTGAGGTCTGCTTCAAAGGCGACGGGTTGGTGATCCTGATCATCCAAGGAATTTAATCCGGTTGGCACGTCGAGAGCGACGGTACGGAAAAAACGTTCAGATTTTTGTTGGTTAGCCGTCTGGATGAGATTGAGGATGGGATCGCGGAGAGGGCCGTCTGCCCCAATGCCCATAATGGCATCAATGAGCACGCCATTTTCCGGAGGCCAAAATATATTTTTGACGTCGGTGATGATCGTGAGGTTGCCTTTGTGTGCAACGGCTTCTAATTCTGCGAGTTTTTTCTTGGGCAGATCGGCCAGTTGCTCACGGGGAAAAACGAGATTTACCACGACTGATTCACCGCTATCAACGAGTATTCTGGCCAAGACCAAGCCGTCACATCCGTTATTGCCTTTCCCGATTAAAAATGAAAAAACACTCACCGTATTCTGTCCGTAATGGTGAAATTCACGGAGGAAAACAGCCGCGATATTTCCAGCGGCCGTTTCAATAAGTTGTTCCTCACTGATTCCAGCATTGATCTCGGCTTCTTCTAAGGAGCGGATTTGGTCTGGGGAAAGGAGTTTCATTGTAGATGAGGGGAGCGGGGATTGTCGACTGATTTTGTCGGAAGAAGGGGGTGAAGTCGAGCTTTTTGTCGTGGGAGGATGATGACTTACTCGATTTGGATTTTGGGGAAAATCCGGGCTTCGGGGTTGAGGGCGATACCCGCTGCACCGTTGGAAGAGTCCGTGATCAGGATATAATCAAGGAAATCAGTTTTTCCTGAGAGGTATCTTGCAAAATCGTCACTGATATCGCAGGAGATTGACCCGTCGGGAGCGGATTGACTCAGATTTAATGTGGCTAACGGGGTAAGACTGCGGTCACTGCTTCCATTTGCCCCGGGCAATTCCCAGGGGGTATCTTTGGATTGGGATGTCCACGAGGTCTTTTGGATAGTCTCAGCGGCATTTGAAAGGTTTTCTCGGATTCTCCCCGGTAGAAACCCCGGTCGGTTCCCATCCTTGATGATGCCGCCATCGGCCATAGCCTGTTTTATTTTATTTGAAATAATGAAGATGGGTTTTTTAAGGGAATAAAGTGAGATATTAACCGGTTGATCCCCTTTAATTTTGAGGGGGATCACGAGGGTCGCTGTCAGTCGCTTGCCGGAATCGAGCATTTGTTTGCGTACGGTTTCGTACATTTGTTGGTTAGGTTTCTCCACTGAAAAAATGACCCTGCTTCGTTCAGAAATAACAGGGATGTTGCTTTGCGAGGGGTCCGGGGAAATGGTGGCAAAAAGGATTCGACGGAAATTGAACGTCCGCGCGTCGTCTGGATCTGGGATGGAGGTCGGGTTCTCCGGAGGATTATTTGATTGTGTCGGGGGAAGAGGTTCCGGGTTCGAGTGAGTTTCGACTTTCCGGTCTGGGGCTTTGATTGACGGGGTGGATTCGTTATTAGGTTGTTTATTTTTCGATGAAAGATAGACCCAGACACCGGCGATGATTAATACGATTAAGACAATAGCCGATAATACAAGGGGGAGGGCTGTTCTCTTTTGGGGGGATTGTTGGGCGGCTTTAATTGTCGATGGTGTTTGCTTGAATTGGATTTTTGTTTTTTGCTCGGATTGACCAGGATCATGTTGCTCTGGTAGGGAGTTTTCGACCTTGCTGACAGAGGGCTCAGTGTGTGTTTCCAGGAGGGCGGGGGCAATTTGCTCCGGGTGGGCCGGAGAGGCAGAGTGTTGCCCTTGGTTTTTACGGACGACAAATTTTTCTACTGCTTCCGGTGCGGGGGCTTCTTGGATTTTAGGTTTATTCAGGATTTTTTCAATTTCGTGGTAAGCTTCCCCTATGTGGTTATACCTTTCATCCGGGGACTTTGCCATCATCTTATAAATGACGCAGGTGATTTCATAGGATAAATCAGGCTGGATCAAACGTGGGTCCTCCAAAGGATCAGTCAGGTGCCGGGACATGACGACAGCGCTGGAGGGGCCGTCAAATGGAATACGCCCGGTTAAAAGGTGATAACATGTTGCCCCTAAGGAATAAATATCCGTACGGTGATCGAGGATTTTGTCGCCGCGGACTTGTTCCGGGGAGATATAATAAGGAGTACCAACGGCCATGCCTGTCTGGGTCAGGGAGAGATCTTCGCCTATGGTCAGTTTCGCCAGACCCAGATCACAGAGTTTAACGTCACCCGCATTCGACAAGAGGATATTGTCCGGTTTGATGTCGCGGTGGATGATTCCGGACTTGTGCGCGCAGTCGAGGGCTTCACAGGCCTGCAATATGATTCTCAAGCAATCTTCTTCTTGGATGCGTCCGTATGCTTTGATATAGGCGGAAAGCGGTGCTCCGTCGATGTACTCCATGGCGAGGTAATGGAGTTGCCCGATCAGGCCGAAATCATAAATCTGGATGATATTATGGTGGTTTAGGCGGGCGGCAGCGCGGGCCTCTTTCTGGAAGCGCTGGATGTACTCTTTGTCAGTCGAAAATTGCCCGGGAAGGATTTTTATAGCCACGATCCGATCTAATGATATTTGTCTGGCTTTATAGACGACACCCATGCCGCCGCGCCCTAAAATATCAATGATTTCATACCCGGCTATCGTTTCCCCGATGAAGGGATCAATCTCTTCCATAGTCTCGAGTCATCCTGATTCAAGACGTCGAGTCTGTCACGCCTGATTTTTGGGGATTCAGATATTTTTCTTTTTCATGTCATCGAGGACAGAACGCATCAGATTTCGAAAAAGTTCCATCGACCTATCCGGGATTGAAGGGCTGAAACGTAACTTGTAATATTCATGGATCAGCCTGTGGTACTGCTCCCGGTCGGTTACTGTATAGAGACTTTTCTCAAAGATTTGCCAAGGGGTGTCCGATGATTCGATCTTGATTTTTCGGAAGGACAAACTGGATTTGAGACGTTTCCACAGTTCAGCGGCCTCGGATGCGCGGATTTTGCTTTGCTGGTGTCTGCGCGAATATTTGGTGAGGAGGATTTTCACGAAGTAAACGACGGCAGCAACCAGAATCGCCAAGAGAAAAAAAGCGATGATCATATTCAGTGCGTTGAGGTTTACCCCCTTTTTACCCGGTGATTTTGTCCAAAAGGAAAAACGGTTGAAAAAGGAGGGGATGTCAAAATTGCCGGTCTTCAAGGAATCATGAGAACGGTTCAGGGAAAAGGATTTAAAGAGGGAGAGCTGATCCCTGAGGTTATAATTAACGACTTGTTGATACCAGAAAAAGGAAAGTTGATCCATGAACCGGACGGTTTGTTGGTGGGCGGTCTGGAACCAATTTGCTGAACGGTTGAACGCGGAAGCCGGGGTCGGGTCGTACTGCACCCAACCTTCCCCCTCAATAAAGGCCTCCACCCAGGCATGGGCGTCACTTTGACGGACTGTATAATAACGGTTCGATGCATTCCATTCACCGCCACGATAACCGGTCACTAGCCTTGCGGGAATACCGGCGGCCCGGAGTAAGATGACCATGGATCCGGCAAAATATTCACAGTGGCCCCTGCGGCTGATTTTGAGGAAAAAAAGTATCGGGTCTTTATTGCCGACATGGTCGAGCTCTAATGAGTATGCATAGCGTGTCTTGAGAAAAGTCTGGATGGCCTGGGTTTTTTGTTTTGGGTCTGTTTGTCCGAGACTAAACACTTGGGATAATATCCCGTTGAGTTCACGTTTATCCTTTTCTTCCAAGGGTACATTCAAATAAATCTCCCTGAATTGTTCATTCAACTTCTGATTCTTATAACGTTTAGGTTTCCGAGAAATATAGAGCTGGTAGGAAAAAACATCCGTTGGGGGATTTTTGAGGCGGATCGATTCATTTTGCGGGTTTGAAGTCGCAGGGAATGATTTTGGTGAACGGATCAGGGAATAGCCCGGGGTGAGTATCAAATAATTCGAGATATCCGGTTCAAGATAAATATTGACGGTATAAATGGAGTCGGAAGGAATCAGGGGGATATTTTCGAGGAAAAAGTCGGATTTCAGGTCATTAATTGCCGCGCTGATTTCCCAGCCTTTTCCGGTATATTTATCGAGGGAAACTACCCGCCAATAGGGGTCGATGGGGACGGTGGTATTTGTCGCGATCTCGGCAAAAAAAGCTTTTTTAAAATTAAGCCTGATTTGTTCAGTTTTACCCCATTGGATATTGTCGGTGAATCCACTGCTGGACTCGTTGCTGCCCGGGCGCAAGTTCCAGTTATTAAATAACAAGGCAAATGAAGCGCGGGGGATAGACAGGAAGAGGATCCCGCTTAGCAGGGTCAGCATGAGCATGGCTAAGGCGATCAGTCCGAAAAAATAACGGGTAATCATGCCCGAAGGCTGGATACGATCTTGGGGACTCGACTGGGTATATGCGGAAAGAAACAACAGGAAGGCAAATGCCAGCAAGGCATAAATAAATATCGTGAAGAAAAATGACAGGTCGATCGTCAGGGCTGTGCAAGCCAGGACGGGTAATAATGTGAGGATATATAATTGCGCAAAATCAGTGGTTTTTTTCGCGGTGCAAAAGCGGTTGAGCTGCAGGTAAAAAATCAGGTGCATGGCGGCATCAAAGAAAAAGTTTTTAAAGATAAAGTATTCAGCCAGGATGGAGCAAAGGACTAAGAATGAAATTCCCCACCAGATCCCAGCGGATAATCTCCTGAGGGGATTAGAAAAAAAGAGAATCACAAGCAGGCAAATAGCACCGGGGGCGAGTGTGTGCCATTCTAGTGACCTTGTCAGGCATAACCCGATATAACTCCACGCAATCAGAAGGGCACTGATCCCTGAGAGATTTTCGTGGATATTGGCATGGCGGCCCAAGGAACGAAGAATCCAAAGTGCGCCGAGGGAATGGTTCATTTAAAATCCTCCGGCATATTTTTGAAATAGATCCTGAGGTCAATGACTTTATCGTGTTTTGGGGTAATGCCATCCTGCCACCTTAAATAAAATGTTTTCGCGGGGATGGGTGGTTCTTCCACGCGCGATTGCCAGTCGGGATTTTCCGGTAACCGGGTCAGGTGGTCGACGATGTATCCTAGTTGGTAGGGGCTTTTTTGTGGGAGGATAGAGCTGTATCGGGAGGAAAATCCCACAGCAAAATTCTTTTCAAGGAGCAATTTGCAAATGCTCGCTGTCAGTGATATGGCCCATTCGTATTTGCGGCTATTATTGTCGGGCGTGGCGTGGGTAGGGAAAAAGAGGGTGATAATGGGACTCTGTTCTTTCGCCAGCTCACGGATGAGATACCGGCCGATTTTAGCTGAAGCTTTCCAATGAATGCGCTTGAGGGGATCCCCCTCGTGATAATCCCGGATACTCAGGAGATCGACCCCGTCACCGGCTCGGGGGGCACTTTGGGGGCCGTTGACGAGATTCAAAGGAAGGGTGGAAGCTTCCAGAGGGATAATGGCCGGATGGATGGTTAAATTTTTCTGGAGATCGCAGGGGGATTGTTTTAGGAAAAAACCAAAAGGATATCCGCTCTTGATATTCACAATATTGATCCGGTAAATCCCGCGTTTCAAGAATGGCAGGGTCATGGATCTTGATGAGGTTTTACGCGGGGGGATTTGGGCGAAAAAAATCCCGCATGAGAATACGGATGCCCCGTCCATTACCCGCCCGCTTAAAGAGTCAACACGCCTGATTTCCAGGCTGTGGCCGATGCCGAAAATGGGAAGTGAGAATCGGCTATGGTCAATCGTGATACGGATAAATATTTCTTGTCCAGAGTGGGCGTAGGCAGGGCCTTCCAGTGAGGTGGATAATTTCCGGAGGTTGAATTTCGAGAGGATGCCGGAGACGATAATCAGCGAGAGGGTGGCTGAAAGAATAATGAAAACAAGGTTGTTACCTGTATTATAGGCCACAGCGCCGATCAGGAGTGATGCAATGATCACGACCCATCCAGGGAAAAGGATTTTGACGATGACCCCATCCCTTTTCTGGTTCATACGATAGAGAAACCTTTGGATACCAGCCATGGGTTCTCGGAAAAATGAAGGGGTAAGATCAGACAACGTCATGATGTCGGTGGATCAGGGGGGTGAGGGCACACTCTGGAGGGTATTGGTAATCCGGTTCATGGCTTCTTGGCCAAGGCCCCCGACTGCGAGGGAGTTTTGAGGGATCACTACCCGGTGTGAAAAAACGGCGGGAACCAGTATTTTGATATCATCAGGTGTGACAAAATCCCTATTCAAGAGGTAAGCGCGGGCTTGGGACGCGCGGGCAAGGGCGAGGGAGCCGCGGGGACTGACCCCGATCTCAAATTGCCCGTTGACCCTGGTCTGGCCGACAATGCGCAAGATGTAATCATGGATTTCGTCGGAGAGGAATACCCTGGCGACTTCGTCTTGGGCTCGGAGGATATCCTCTGGGCTGGCCACAGGTGAAAGGTCGATTTCTTGATAGGATCTTTGGTTGTGCTTGAGGATTTCTAGTTCGTGTTGGGGGGAGGGATATCCCATTTCGATGCGCATGAGGAAACGGTCCATTTGTGAACGGGGCAGTGGGAAGGTGCCCTCATAATCAACAGGATTTTGGGTGGCGATCACCATGAATGGAGAGGGGGTGTCCATACTTTGGCCATCAATGGAGACTTTTCCGCGTTCCATAACCTCCAGTAGGCTGGATTGGGTTTTTGGGGTGGTCCGGTTGATTTCATCAGCCAAGGCGATATTCGTAAAGATAGGGCCTGGGTTGAACCGAAATACCATGGCCGAAGCGTCGTAGATACTCACTCCGAGAATGTCCGAAGGAAGCATGTCGCTGGTGAATTGGATCCGTTTAAAATCGCAGTCAATGGATTTGGCTAATGAATAAGCGAGGGTTGTTTTTCCTACCCCCGGCACATCCTCAATCAATAAATGTCCCTTTGCCAAAAGGCAAATGACCGCGAATTCGACACATTGGGTTTTTCCTCGAACGACATTTTCGACGTTTTCGACCAGTTTGGAAGGATGGAAACTCATTACCTATACAATACCTAAAATATGAAGAATGCCAAAAACGAATTGAAATATTTTAGGATTACTGGCTAGAAAGTGGGGTAACGTATGTTTCAGATTATTTTTAATGAAGTGAGTGCTGCCGAAATGGCAGGGATTCCGAAGCTTTTACAGCTCGATATTCTCAGTGAATTTGACCAGTTACCCGATGATTTGGAGAATCACTCGGATGATAAATTTGGCAAACTCGAAAGGGACGGGAAAAAGCTTTACCGCTACCGCGCAAAGGAATACAGGATTTATTTTGAACCGACCCCCAAAGGAATATTGATTCACCGGGTCCTCCATGCGAATTCCCTCAAGGACTTCCTTTACCGCACCCGCATGCCTTTGACAGACGAGGATGAGATCCTTCAGGCCGACAAAAAATTCTGGGAACTCATCTCCGAGGCTGAGTCTAAAAAAAATCTCCATTAACCAGTTTCCGGCCTGAATTATCCGTATGATTTGCCGGAGCGGATAGAAAAACTCTTGTGGGAAATCGAGGAATCTGGTTAAAGTGAATCTTCAAGCCCGAGTGGCGAAATGGCAGACGCGATAGACTCAAAATCTATTACACGCAAGTGTGTGTCGGTTCGAGTCCGACCTTGGGCACCACTCCTTTTTATGCTTCGATAAAGGTTTTTTCAAAGTTACGCGGTGACGGATAATAAGAAGTTTTAGCAGGCATCGACTAAAGAGCATTCCTCTCTCTCATTTTTTAGTGCAAGCATTATCTAGGATTGAGGCAAATTGCTCATAATTTTGATAGGGGACACTCCGTAATCCTTGTTCCCTGACCATTTTCACTCTCAAACAGGTAGTGCTGGAAAATGGCTGAAAAAATCTGCTTTTGTTTGGACTCAAAACAGTGTAAGGGTAGGCATTATGCCTAAATCAATGACCAAACAATCACACGCGGACAATATTATCCAATTTTCAGTGTTTGTGGAAAATAAGGTGGGACGGTTATTGGAGTTGGTGAATCTTTTTCAGCAGTATAATATCCACGTAGTGGCTGTTTCCATTGTTGATACGACGGATTCTGCGATTAACCGCATGATTGTCGATGATGCTAAAAAGGCGCGGGAAGTTTTTGATGAGAATGGTTATTCATACAGTGAGTGTGAGTTAATTGTCGTCGAGATGGACATGCCTGAGGTGGACTTACAGAAAGTCCTCAGTGCCTTGGTCCAGGCGGAATGTAATATTTATTTTGTTTATTCCCTCCTTAGCCAACCGAATGGGAAAGCCGCTTTGGCCCTGCATGTGGACGATAATGAACTGGCTTGTGATGTCTTGACCCGGAGCGGGTTTAAAATCCTGTCGCAAAATGATATTTTGAGGTAGAATAATGATCGGATGACACTGACCTATTACACTTTCCATTTACTTTTTAATGTCCCACTGACCTTACTCCTTTGGTGGTTGGCTCGCCGGTATCTCCAGAAAGAACATTATTCATGGGCCGCTGTGGTTTTATTGATCGTTTTTGTCTTTACGACGCCATGGGATAATTTTGCGGTTATGCGCAATATTTGGAATTTCCCGGAAGGCCGGTATTTATTCCGGATTTGGCACTTGCCTTTGGAGGAATACCTCTTTTTTGCTTTTGAATCGGTTAATATCATGTTTTTTATTGTTTGGATGACGGGTAGAGACGGGGTTTGTGACAAGCGACCGTCAAGTCCTAAGAAGGAGGATGCGATATGAACTGGGAAACTTGGGGCTATTTGGCGGATCCGTCCCGCTCAAATTATCTTTTTCATCTATTAGTGTGGATGCTACCTGTTTTGGTGATTCAATGGTTTTTGGCCGGGCGCATTTTCCTCAGGAACGCACGATATGTTTTCGGACCCGCCCTGGTTTTCGGGACTTATTATACGGTAGTGGACTTTTTAGCTGTGCACGAAGGGGTCTGGGTTTTTGACCCGGCCCAGAATCTTGGACTATTGTTTATGGGGGTGCTACCCTTGGAAGAGATCCTTTTCTTTTATATCACCGCCCTGTTGGTGAGTCAGAGTTTCGTCATGTTTCTCCCGGACAAATTGCGCCGCTAATCATGGGCATTGACCTCTGGGGGGAAGTAAGGCATTTTAAAAACAAAATGAGGGAGGAGGATTTATGGCGTGGGTATTATTGGTAGCAGCCGGATTATTTGAAATAGGATTTACCACATGTCTGAAACTTTCAGAGGGATTCTCAAAGTTCTGGCCGAGTGTGGGGTTTGCCATTTGTGCCATCCTCAGTTTTGGGTTACTGACTCTGGCCATCAAGGAAATTCCCTTGGGTACCGCTTATGCGATCTGGACGGGTATCGGCGCTTTTGGCACGGCATTAGTGGGGATTTTTTTCTTCGGTGATGCAGCCACAACGGTGCGCTTGTTGTTTTTGCTCTTGTTAATCGGGTCAATTATCGGATTAAAGATTGTATCGATCACCTCGTAGGAATAAAAATCTTGTCACTCGCATGAAAAGCATTTTCCGCATCAGCCTCATTTGCCTGATATTGACCTTGGTGGCCGGAGGGGCATGGTTCGTTAGGAATCATTATAAAAAAAAGCGGATTGTGGATTTTGACAGCCAGGTTTATGAAACCTCGATTAAATTTGGTGTGGATCGGGACTTGATCTTGGCGGTCATCTGGCGGGAATCGAAATTCGATCACATGGCAAGAGGTGATGCCGGAGAACGTGGGCTCATGCAAATCATGCCTGCGGCGGCGGATGATTTTGTAAAGTTTCAGAAAATTAAAAATTTCGTTTATGACGACCTTTTTAAGCCAGAGGTTAATGTCACTGCAGGAACGTGGTATTTGAGCCGAGCGATCAAACGGTGGGCTGGTCGTGATGACCCGGTGCCATTTGCACTCGCCGAATATAATGCCGGGAGAAAACATGCACTCCGTTGGGCTAGTGGGGACACGAATATGACGGCAGAACAGTTTATTAATAATATCGATTTCCCGTCGACAAAAAGCTATGTGACAAATATTTTAAACAAGTATGAAAAACTCCGAAATGAGTCAAAGTAAGTGCTTTGAAATACTTGACTTACAGCAGATTTCCTTGCAACATCCCGACCGAACCTAAACCAAAGTGTATATGAGCAATATTTCAAATATTACTGCAAGAATGATTCTTGATTCACGGGGGAACCCGACTGTCGAAGTAGATGTCGAACTGGAAAGCGGAGTTTTCGGACGTGCTGCTGTACCTTCAGGAGCCTCCACTGGCGAACACGAAGCATGGGAACTCCGTGATGGGGATAAATCCCGTTACCTTGGAAAAGGCGTCGATAAAGCTGTTCAAAATGTGAATAGTGTCGTCGCACCCGAGTTGATCGGATCTGATGTTTTTGACCAAGTCGGCATCGACCGCGCTTTGATCGAGATAGATGGAACAAAGAATAAAGCCAATCTGGGTGCCAACGCTATGTTGGGTGTTTCACTAGCTGTGGCCCATGCGGCCGCTTCCGAGCTGCAACTGCCGCTGTTCCGTTATATCGGTGGACCAAATGCAAAAGTACTGCCAGTGCCCATGATGAATATCATGAACGGTGGAGCCCACTCGGATGCCCCGATTGATTTTCAGGAAT
Coding sequences:
- a CDS encoding DUF58 domain-containing protein, yielding MNQKRDGVIVKILFPGWVVIIASLLIGAVAYNTGNNLVFIILSATLSLIIVSGILSKFNLRKLSTSLEGPAYAHSGQEIFIRITIDHSRFSLPIFGIGHSLEIRRVDSLSGRVMDGASVFSCGIFFAQIPPRKTSSRSMTLPFLKRGIYRINIVNIKSGYPFGFFLKQSPCDLQKNLTIHPAIIPLEASTLPLNLVNGPQSAPRAGDGVDLLSIRDYHEGDPLKRIHWKASAKIGRYLIRELAKEQSPIITLFFPTHATPDNNSRKYEWAISLTASICKLLLEKNFAVGFSSRYSSILPQKSPYQLGYIVDHLTRLPENPDWQSRVEEPPIPAKTFYLRWQDGITPKHDKVIDLRIYFKNMPEDFK
- a CDS encoding NAD(P)H-hydrate dehydratase, which codes for MKLLSPDQIRSLEEAEINAGISEEQLIETAAGNIAAVFLREFHHYGQNTVSVFSFLIGKGNNGCDGLVLARILVDSGESVVVNLVFPREQLADLPKKKLAELEAVAHKGNLTIITDVKNIFWPPENGVLIDAIMGIGADGPLRDPILNLIQTANQQKSERFFRTVALDVPTGLNSLDDQDHQPVAFEADLTITVGFPKTILVREEFSHWVGRIEVAPLFESQPDIACDELITATDLKPMARFRSPLSHKNDYGRVLIIGGSFGMSGAPVMAAHSALRAGAGLVQIATHREIVEQVAARAWPEVMIESLENPSAIEKALERASVVVIGPGLGMNDFSRNLLAEVLVLTPVPVIIDADALNILSKNMKFLETCPQPLILTPHPGEMSRLLGDNPFEEKDRPDIATTFSNTYQCTLILKGTRTVIASPEQPRFFNSTGNAGMATGGSGDSLCGIIASLVARGLNPCEAARFAVWWHGKAADLAARQRGCLEGILPQDVIEWLGTALLSLRQVD
- a CDS encoding transglutaminaseTgpA domain-containing protein — protein: MNHSLGALWILRSLGRHANIHENLSGISALLIAWSYIGLCLTRSLEWHTLAPGAICLLVILFFSNPLRRLSAGIWWGISFLVLCSILAEYFIFKNFFFDAAMHLIFYLQLNRFCTAKKTTDFAQLYILTLLPVLACTALTIDLSFFFTIFIYALLAFAFLLFLSAYTQSSPQDRIQPSGMITRYFFGLIALAMLMLTLLSGILFLSIPRASFALLFNNWNLRPGSNESSSGFTDNIQWGKTEQIRLNFKKAFFAEIATNTTVPIDPYWRVVSLDKYTGKGWEISAAINDLKSDFFLENIPLIPSDSIYTVNIYLEPDISNYLILTPGYSLIRSPKSFPATSNPQNESIRLKNPPTDVFSYQLYISRKPKRYKNQKLNEQFREIYLNVPLEEKDKRELNGILSQVFSLGQTDPKQKTQAIQTFLKTRYAYSLELDHVGNKDPILFFLKISRRGHCEYFAGSMVILLRAAGIPARLVTGYRGGEWNASNRYYTVRQSDAHAWVEAFIEGEGWVQYDPTPASAFNRSANWFQTAHQQTVRFMDQLSFFWYQQVVNYNLRDQLSLFKSFSLNRSHDSLKTGNFDIPSFFNRFSFWTKSPGKKGVNLNALNMIIAFFLLAILVAAVVYFVKILLTKYSRRHQQSKIRASEAAELWKRLKSSLSFRKIKIESSDTPWQIFEKSLYTVTDREQYHRLIHEYYKLRFSPSIPDRSMELFRNLMRSVLDDMKKKNI
- a CDS encoding MoxR family ATPase, translating into MSFHPSKLVENVENVVRGKTQCVEFAVICLLAKGHLLIEDVPGVGKTTLAYSLAKSIDCDFKRIQFTSDMLPSDILGVSIYDASAMVFRFNPGPIFTNIALADEINRTTPKTQSSLLEVMERGKVSIDGQSMDTPSPFMVIATQNPVDYEGTFPLPRSQMDRFLMRIEMGYPSPQHELEILKHNQRSYQEIDLSPVASPEDILRAQDEVARVFLSDEIHDYILRIVGQTRVNGQFEIGVSPRGSLALARASQARAYLLNRDFVTPDDIKILVPAVFSHRVVIPQNSLAVGGLGQEAMNRITNTLQSVPSPP
- a CDS encoding serine/threonine-protein kinase produces the protein MEEIDPFIGETIAGYEIIDILGRGGMGVVYKARQISLDRIVAIKILPGQFSTDKEYIQRFQKEARAAARLNHHNIIQIYDFGLIGQLHYLAMEYIDGAPLSAYIKAYGRIQEEDCLRIILQACEALDCAHKSGIIHRDIKPDNILLSNAGDVKLCDLGLAKLTIGEDLSLTQTGMAVGTPYYISPEQVRGDKILDHRTDIYSLGATCYHLLTGRIPFDGPSSAVVMSRHLTDPLEDPRLIQPDLSYEITCVIYKMMAKSPDERYNHIGEAYHEIEKILNKPKIQEAPAPEAVEKFVVRKNQGQHSASPAHPEQIAPALLETHTEPSVSKVENSLPEQHDPGQSEQKTKIQFKQTPSTIKAAQQSPQKRTALPLVLSAIVLIVLIIAGVWVYLSSKNKQPNNESTPSIKAPDRKVETHSNPEPLPPTQSNNPPENPTSIPDPDDARTFNFRRILFATISPDPSQSNIPVISERSRVIFSVEKPNQQMYETVRKQMLDSGKRLTATLVIPLKIKGDQPVNISLYSLKKPIFIISNKIKQAMADGGIIKDGNRPGFLPGRIRENLSNAAETIQKTSWTSQSKDTPWELPGANGSSDRSLTPLATLNLSQSAPDGSISCDISDDFARYLSGKTDFLDYILITDSSNGAAGIALNPEARIFPKIQIE
- a CDS encoding type II toxin-antitoxin system RelE/ParE family toxin, with the protein product MFQIIFNEVSAAEMAGIPKLLQLDILSEFDQLPDDLENHSDDKFGKLERDGKKLYRYRAKEYRIYFEPTPKGILIHRVLHANSLKDFLYRTRMPLTDEDEILQADKKFWELISEAESKKNLH
- a CDS encoding lycopene cyclase domain-containing protein; amino-acid sequence: MTLTYYTFHLLFNVPLTLLLWWLARRYLQKEHYSWAAVVLLIVFVFTTPWDNFAVMRNIWNFPEGRYLFRIWHLPLEEYLFFAFESVNIMFFIVWMTGRDGVCDKRPSSPKKEDAI
- a CDS encoding acetolactate synthase produces the protein MPKSMTKQSHADNIIQFSVFVENKVGRLLELVNLFQQYNIHVVAVSIVDTTDSAINRMIVDDAKKAREVFDENGYSYSECELIVVEMDMPEVDLQKVLSALVQAECNIYFVYSLLSQPNGKAALALHVDDNELACDVLTRSGFKILSQNDILR